Proteins encoded in a region of the Cydia splendana chromosome 19, ilCydSple1.2, whole genome shotgun sequence genome:
- the LOC134799903 gene encoding uncharacterized protein LOC134799903 has translation MKYADTHSTSTQSRIDGHNKTKSSNPPKQVGEKRLCQTTGGKETENKLLVQISEAEQVSDFERILNSNAILCERRGHVWRSVAAPTPASAHRPRSSYSLRAVSQAYHYLFRQHEDSLQPLIDHYRQTLAADNESLGNNLDNLNDLQEFYEDDHTLKKEIETATDEFITKEIQEEPRGKRGNFNVNLAGLIDLHVTGEACSPVPHENDPSPDVDRPGTDDEEEWLAPSMSAPDDQQENCDSVDCLAQNLNGVTLGDAKVPTITFSNCSDGGRSELPNNKDVVIHLAVPSIDCIDETRPPM, from the coding sequence ATGAAATATGCCGACACCCATTCAACCTCCACGCAAAGCAGAATCGATGGTCACAACAAAACTAAGTCTTCTAATCCCCCTAAACAGGTCGGCGAGAAGAGGCTGTGTCAAACGACCGGCGGGAAAGAGACGGAGAACAAGCTGCTGGTGCAGATCAGCGAAGCCGAACAAGTGTCGGACTTTGAAAGGATTCTTAATTCTAATGCAATATTGTGTGAACGCCGCGGACACGTGTGGCGCAGTGTCGCCGCGCCGACGCCTGCCTCAGCCCACCGGCCGCGGTCCTCTTACTCCCTCCGCGCCGTGAGCCAGGCCTACCACTACCTCTTCAGACAACACGAGGACTCCCTCCAGCCGCTCATCGACCACTACCGGCAGACTCTCGCCGCCGACAACGAAAGCTTAGGGAACAACTTAGACAACCTTAATGACTTACAAGAGTTCTACGAAGACGATCACACCTTAAAGAAGGAAATCGAAACAGCGACTGACGAATTTATCACAAAGGAAATCCAGGAGGAGCCGCGTGGAAAGCGCGGAAACTTCAATGTTAACTTGGCCGGTCTTATCGATCTTCACGTGACTGGGGAAGCGTGCTCGCCGGTGCCACACGAGAACGATCCGTCGCCGGACGTCGACCGGCCCGGGACCGACGACGAGGAGGAATGGCTCGCACCGAGCATGAGCGCGCCCGATGACCAACAGGAGAATTGCGACTCCGTCGACTGTCTCGCACAAAACTTGAACGGCGTGACGCTGGGCGATGCGAAAGTTCCGACGATAACCTTCAGCAATTGTTCTGACGGAGGTAGAAGCGAACTGCCGAATAATAAGGACGTCGTCATCCATCTGGCCGTGCCCTCCATTGATTGCATTGATGAGACGCGCCCGCCGATGTGA
- the LOC134799913 gene encoding uncharacterized protein LOC134799913: MIAIESEQPIKEVPKPESTGPQKTLTRSSAVSQKSVEIVVHPEGSNNPLHRSKLAPQRSTSESQSSGKKILNLRKTKNSSLESTMSLPNQKSLEKKHGSLRHQKSIVAHSDITLSSQPSMSDDRKALREALYQGIFHRHRRTIFAVGSFLRMLKSKTSNYDSIRSDSDEI, translated from the coding sequence ATGATTGCGATAGAGTCCGAACAACCGATCAAAGAGGTGCCGAAGCCTGAGTCGACGGGCCCGCAAAAAACGCTGACGCGATCGAGTGCCGTCAGCCAGAAGTCTGTGGAAATCGTGGTGCATCCAGAAGGTTCGAACAATCCTCTACACAGGTCTAAACTCGCGCCTCAGCGCTCGACGTCTGAGAGTCAGTCTTCTGGTAAAAAGATTCTAAATCTTCGAAAGACGAAGAACTCTTCTTTAGAGTCGACGATGAGTTTGCCGAATCAGAAGAGTTTAGAGAAGAAACATGGAAGTCTTCGGCATCAGAAGTCGATAGTGGCGCATTCCGACATAACGTTGAGTAGTCAGCCGTCGATGTCAGACGATCGGAAGGCGCTGAGAGAAGCGCTATACCAGGGTATCTTCCACAGGCACAGGAGGACAATTTTCGCCGTTGGTTCCTTCCTCAGGATGCTAAAAAGTAAAACGTCCAATTATGACTCTATAAGGTCGGATTCTGACGAGATATAG